DNA from Malus sylvestris chromosome 11, drMalSylv7.2, whole genome shotgun sequence:
CCATGCACGCACCTTTATGCCTGAATCATGCCATTTCTTAAGAGCTTCTGGTACATCATCGAAAACTACTCCTGTCAATTCATTCTTTTCAAATCCAGTTCTCCAGATATGACCCTGCATAGCTAGAAGTCAGCTATATCCCAAAACATACGCAAACATAGCCAGCAAATTCCTtctaaaaatccaaaatttcttACTTGCAACTGTTTCAAGGCAGTGATCTTCCGATCAGCTTTTATCATCGAGTCAACATTAGCAACCAAAGCTTGAACAACCTCCTCTTTCCCTGCATCATCAGAGGGGATGGGAACAGCACCAGCAACACCTTTTTCCAGGTCTTCTTGAACCTACAATAAGAATGTAGAACTTTAAGTATCAATTCAAAGCGTCCAGCTTACTTCTGTGATCTTCCAGTTAACTTCTAAATTTAACTCTCTAAATAATTAAACTGCTAGCCTGAGCCCACATTTATCCAAGTCAGCTCTATACAATTTCCGGTTTTACTTATAACAGGGATTAAAAGATTAAACTGTGGTTTGCTCACTTCAAACTAATAATATTCACATTCatatcaaaataataattacttaaaaaaatcatttttttcatAGCACATTGAAAAGTAAGGGGACTACTATAATTCTAAAGCAATACTATTAGCATGAAATTTTAATCAGTGGCATGGCAAAGCACCATGGTGCATTCATACATCATGTGGTGCACTACTGATCCATGATTAACAGCTGCATACTAatgtggttatacacgtatatgGTCAACGAAACAGTACTCTTGAACAAAAAACTTGCCTGGAAGCGCAACAACTTTATGTCATCTTGAGTTTCTTCAGTGTCATATGTTGCAGACAAGTGCCTTCCAACATTATCGCGGGCATATGGAAAGAGAACATCAGTCACAAACGATATGGGAGTAGTAGTCCCCTCGATGTCAAGAACAATGCAAcgctacaaaaataaaaaaataaaaaagataaaaaaggaggaaaatccatAAAGAATAGGAGGAAGAATACAGTTTATACACGAAAAAGGAAAATGCTAATTATcaaatttctcaaccaaaaggCAATTTTTGCACCAAaccaaaacatatatataaagaaacacCAAACTAAGGCTGAGTTCAAGGCCCAAGGTTTCCAAGTAAACTAAAAGGCAAAGGAATTAGACAAGAGTCTAGAACCCTGAGAAATAAACACTTTAAACTTACTCGTGATGGCTCAAATTTATTATCTGAAGCTGCAGTCCCAGCGTTCACAGATATGTTTCTGCAAATGCCACTTCCCGAAACTCCCTTGACATTTTGTTTTATAGGACCATGgtttggagtagttgggtccaaacCCAACTGATGAAGTTTGATAGCAGCTTCAAAGAGATAGTGATAACATTCAgcctgaaaaataaaaagtaaaaaattctgAATGTGTAGAACTTTCAGACCACTAAGAAGATAAAAGGCTCCATGCTTCCAAATCCATATGTTAAACATCAATATATATTTCGCTAGAAAGTTCAGCACTCTAAATGATTTCAAGTCTTCCtcttttatattcctatttcccccttttgtttcttttggcaAAATTTATCCATGCTTGAAGGGGACATTGGTATATCAACAGTAACATAAGCATTGCCACTTTCAGCAACTGGCATCAAGTATGATACGGCACAAAAAAGGTCCAATCCCTAATGTGAGAAGGATATAAGTGATTTACTATGTTTGACAATTACACTGACTGCCTAACCATCAGCATCACATACTGCAAAATCAACAATTGTCCCTAAGATACACACCTGAGTCTTAGCATTGATCCACGAGTCTCCCCATATATAGATCCCATGGTTACGAACAAGAACGGCTGTTGTTTTCGGGTAGGCTTCAATCTGTTGAACATGAAGGCAAACAAAATACTCATCCACATAGAAATTCAAAGTTcaattattgattttttttcaataacaatCAAGCAATTACTTGGGAAACAAAAAACCTTATCCATCAGCAAAGCTAACAAAATGAAATGACAAAGGATTAAGTACATATTTGTGTCGGCATGAACTGAACAACAATATGTTACTGGGATGAAGTCCATCAGGATATTAGCTTTATGTCATCAAAAGTGGATAGAATTGTCAAACCAAAActaaattaagtttaaaacatgAACGTACAGCTTTGGCAAGAGACTCTGTGAGCTCATATTCATAGGCAGTATTCTCTATTATAGGGACCACAAGCTCATCATAATAACCGTGCCCTTTGATACCTTTGATCATCTCCATATGGGTGATCTGCATATTTGTTTACAGAAACAGGAAACAGGAAAACCAACTATTAAAAGAGACAACCAGTTAGAGTAGGCAGGAATAATCACATAGAAGCATCATCAGGCCTCCCCccctctcttcttttttctctttttcactccaaaaaaggtaaaaaaattaaaaggtgtGTACCATTATTTGCTCATGATTTTTTGGAACTAATATTCCAATCAATCACTGTAACATTAAGTTCTGAACTACCCAAATTTCTGAAATCCATACTTTGCTTTAATTATCATTCATAAACTTCCAAGCTTATAGATCATTTTTGAGATCAGAAAGGAACTACCAGATACTACTAAAAAGTTTACTAAACAAGCCTATTGTACTTTTATCGAAAATATGCAGCTGAAGTTCCACCCTCTAGAAACTCCTCCAACTTTTTTAAAAGACCACATGCAAACCTTATGATACAGATGCACTGTTGCTTCAGACAAATCTTAGCACACAGCTAATATACTGAACTTTTtaatatcttttattttttcagatCTGTTGGCTGCATAATATTATACTAAGTTTGAAGCTACATATATCTATTAGAAGCTACAAGGTTCATTAATTTCCAAAAGATCTTCAAATATGGAGTcaattaaatgaagaaatatccaACTTTTCAAGCAGGGGGAGGCAAACATtaaaaatgggaaaaaaaataaaggatatCACAGCaatgaataaaaacaaaaggTCCCTGTGTTTATATATTAATTAGCACTTGGTATATTCCTCGCTAATGGGTGCCAGGAGTAAAAACTTACTCGAAATTCTTTTGCATTAGGATTGATCATTGTTACAAGACAAGATTCCATCCCATGACTATGAATAACAGCTCCAGCATTACGCATCTCATATGCCTAGAAAACAAGGGAAATAAATATCAACTATTACTTTTCATAAGAGAGGCGTTGGATTTTCCAAAAATTAAGCAAATGGTGAGTATTCATGAACCCCCAACATCCACATATTGGACTTGTCATCAAATGGAATGAGTAAACACAGAGATACAGGACAACGGATCATATTACAAGgttaaaacaaatgttttagTCAAATTTGCACGTGCACAGCTGCTGAAGTGCCTTCAAGAAGCAAACCGACCTTAAAAATATAACAAATAGTACTTGCTCAATATTAGTTAGAACATGTATCCCGAActaacaaacaaaaagaaaactaattcaAGAAGGAGCACTAGCATCAAATATGGAACACAGAAACCACAACAATGCATTGACCACATTTTTAGTTAATGATAGAAGAATAAATAGTGTGAACAAAAAGAAACAGCTTATCAGATGGTAGCTCACATGTCCGCAACAGAATTTCAACAAACTACAACTTCTCTTCCCTTTTGGATATGAAGATTTCAAATTTGGCCAATGACTAAATTCCAGACTTCTATCTCAATTGACACAAATGCAGATGAGTCTTTGTGACCCTTTACATCCAAAATCATGTAAGGTTTAAATCGATCTGCATTGTACCTTGTAACTGAGATTCCTTGACATTTCTCTTCGCAAAATCAATCGCCTCTTGGCTACATTCTGATAGGGATCCAATAGCCATAAGCAATCAAAGTCTTCAAAAGTGATTATTTTGATTGCTAATGAAATGTAGGAAAAGATAATGGATCAAATTTCTTTTACCATCTTCAATATTTGGAGGAGTTAGGAACTACAGTCTCCAACTGGTTTAGCAGCTTTAGCATGCCAAAACCAATAGCTCTGGAAAAGGTATTTTGGTTGTAAAACTAAGATTTCATATTGTATTCTGTGAGAGTTATAACTTAGAAATACCACCCCGTTGTGCCAACAAAGTTATTGCCCAGCTTACATAGTGTATAATATCAAATGAACCTCAAAAGTGTTCATTAATGTCATCATCACATATTCAGACATCAACACATATTCAGACATCAACAGTAATTGTACAAAACTGGATCTGAGTCATTTCAAAGTTTTAAATGTTCAGACTGACTTATCCAAATCAAACATTAGTCGGAACTGCTTTATACTATCTTTCGAACAAGAACTTTATAGTATTTATAAAAAGCACAAGAACTGATACCTTCATAAAAAGTGGACCACAATCAGAACACTTGGGAGGCTTATGTGGGTAGGGTTTAGGAGATGGAGTACACAAGACAGACCCATTCGGAGATAACACATACATGTCCTCTGGTACCATTCTCTCCTTCTGAACGCCTACACATTGAAAACACATGAAGTAGTGAGCCAGAAACAAAATAGAAGAACACGTATTGAAAATGAACCTAAAGTTACAATGAATAAACTAACCTGTttagcatttaaaaaaaaaaaaaactacatagCAAACATATTTTGCCTTTAAGCTTGAAAGATGCATATCTACAAACAACCAAAtattaacaaacacaaaacgAACCATGAtaaatatgaaaagaaattggATGAAATGGTGAATTTACTAATCCCAATTGCTGAAATGATGACTTTCAGTAAATGATCTATACGTCGTTAATGTTTGATATGTCATTATTTCCGCCAATTTCTCAAAATGAAATCTCACTAATCAAACAGCCAACCTGTCGAGCTCATACTAAAAAAACACAGTAACTAATCAACACAAAACAAACCCCACAATTAATTTATATACCATGCAACACAGAAGAGCCAAAAGATTCAACATTTAGCAGAAATTACATAAACCCAGAAAGCAAACAACCAAAAGaacaacacaaaacacaaactttagGAAATTGAGCAAAATCCATGAATACCCAGAAAccccaaaaactcaaaaatgaAACTAAACGATTAcagagagaggaaagagagagaaagagagagagagagagagagagagagagagagagagagagagagagataccagATGGAGACATGACTAC
Protein-coding regions in this window:
- the LOC126590158 gene encoding probable bifunctional methylthioribulose-1-phosphate dehydratase/enolase-phosphatase E1 1 isoform X3, with product MASVAVNGLKLGTTSQAYLEGKAVSDTKVLISDLCRQFYNLGWVSGTGGSITIKVHDDSIPKPEQLVVMSPSGVQKERMVPEDMYVLSPNGSVLCTPSPKPYPHKPPKCSDCGPLFMKITHMEMIKGIKGHGYYDELVVPIIENTAYEYELTESLAKAIEAYPKTTAVLVRNHGIYIWGDSWINAKTQAECYHYLFEAAIKLHQLGLDPTTPNHGPIKQNVKGVSGSGICRNISVNAGTAASDNKFEPSRRCIVLDIEGTTTPISFVTDVLFPYARDNVGRHLSATYDTEETQDDIKLLRFQVQEDLEKGVAGAVPIPSDDAGKEEVVQALVANVDSMIKADRKITALKQLQGHIWRTGFEKNELTGVVFDDVPEALKKWHDSGIKVYIYSSGSRLAQRLIFGNSNYGDLREYLSGFFDTTVGNKRESSSYAEIVQSVGVDKPSEVLFVTDVFQEAVAAKAAGLGVTVSIRPGNGALPENHGFMTITSFLEI
- the LOC126590158 gene encoding probable bifunctional methylthioribulose-1-phosphate dehydratase/enolase-phosphatase E1 1 isoform X2, giving the protein MASVAVNGLKLGTTSQAYLEGKAVSDTKVLISDLCRQFYNLGWVSGTGGSITIKVHDDSIPKPEQLVVMSPSGVQKERMVPEDMYVLSPNGSVLCTPSPKPYPHKPPKCSDCGPLFMKAYEMRNAGAVIHSHGMESCLVTMINPNAKEFRITHMEMIKGIKGHGYYDELVVPIIENTAYEYELTESLAKAIEAYPKTTAVLVRNHGIYIWGDSWINAKTQAECYHYLFEAAIKLHQLGLDPTTPNHGPIKQNVKGVSGSGICRNISVNAGTAASDNKFEPSRRCIVLDIEGTTTPISFVTDVLFPYARDNVGRHLSATYDTEETQDDIKLLRFQVQEDLEKGVAGAVPIPSDDAGKEEVVQALVANVDSMIKADRKITALKQLQGHIWRTGFEKNELTGVVFDDVPEALKKWHDSGIKVYIYSSGSRLAQRLIFGNSNYGDLREYLSGFFDTTVGNKRESSSYAEIVQSVGVDKPSEVLFVTDVFQEAVAAKAAGLGVTVSIRPGNGALPENHGFMTITSFLEI
- the LOC126590158 gene encoding probable bifunctional methylthioribulose-1-phosphate dehydratase/enolase-phosphatase E1 1 isoform X1; its protein translation is MASVAVNGLKLGTTSQAYLEGKAVSDTKVLISDLCRQFYNLGWVSGTGGSITIKVHDDSIPKPEQLVVMSPSGVQKERMVPEDMYVLSPNGSVLCTPSPKPYPHKPPKCSDCGPLFMKNVAKRRLILRREMSRNLSYKAYEMRNAGAVIHSHGMESCLVTMINPNAKEFRITHMEMIKGIKGHGYYDELVVPIIENTAYEYELTESLAKAIEAYPKTTAVLVRNHGIYIWGDSWINAKTQAECYHYLFEAAIKLHQLGLDPTTPNHGPIKQNVKGVSGSGICRNISVNAGTAASDNKFEPSRRCIVLDIEGTTTPISFVTDVLFPYARDNVGRHLSATYDTEETQDDIKLLRFQVQEDLEKGVAGAVPIPSDDAGKEEVVQALVANVDSMIKADRKITALKQLQGHIWRTGFEKNELTGVVFDDVPEALKKWHDSGIKVYIYSSGSRLAQRLIFGNSNYGDLREYLSGFFDTTVGNKRESSSYAEIVQSVGVDKPSEVLFVTDVFQEAVAAKAAGLGVTVSIRPGNGALPENHGFMTITSFLEI